In the genome of Hymenobacter cellulosivorans, one region contains:
- a CDS encoding DUF3857 domain-containing protein, giving the protein MLKSSSRLFWLTLALGWLTVLDICAQAVPAGLTHAGYSWDAKRKRLPLTEAETQLPALLLLDFTAQEYFYDEKTKKLGLYSTSHSIVRVNSTDAIERFNKIYVPVQDGALLWLKARTISPRGEVVELNQSNIKELKDQDGGRGFKIFAVEGVEKGSEIEYVYMRQRSPNYFGREYLQSDLPARSVTFELISPEQLTFDTRVYHGPQASRDTVIGGKHIVRMVLKDVAQTREEAFANPQAERMRIEYKLAYNASRGRERLFTWAKASQYIHGTLYGYSKDEQKALDKLLKQMKVPAGDVAEQVQFVENYLKTNFNPAEGYVEPELSSIINTRNATDLGFARLFGGVFRKLGIEHEVVVTSDRSVSPFDESFDTWNYLDNYIFYFPATKQMLAPARSDYRYGMVPSEWTANPGLFIRTVKLGATESAVGKVKDIPTLTADQNPSDLDIKVQFAPALDKSTVNIRYILGGYNAQVIQPFYSLIPEEKRTEIAQGFIKSCVPDATFKSLNVINGERGLSPLAKPFIVEAGVESAALLNRAGPKYLFKVGELLGPQSELYQADARQFDVENEFNRRYNRVITFELPAGYNVRNLKDLNYNVKAGPDAAAPLYLFQSSYAVEGQKVTVTIKEHYQQIRWPKKDFEAFREVVNAAANFNKVVLVLEKKG; this is encoded by the coding sequence ATGCTGAAATCCTCTTCCCGCCTTTTCTGGCTGACCCTGGCCCTGGGGTGGCTGACCGTGCTTGATATCTGCGCCCAGGCTGTTCCGGCCGGCCTTACCCACGCCGGATACAGCTGGGACGCCAAACGAAAACGCCTGCCGCTTACTGAGGCCGAAACCCAGCTGCCCGCTCTATTGCTGCTCGACTTCACGGCCCAGGAATACTTCTACGACGAGAAAACCAAGAAGCTGGGCTTGTACTCGACCAGCCACAGCATTGTGCGCGTCAACAGCACCGACGCCATTGAGCGTTTCAACAAGATTTATGTGCCCGTGCAGGACGGCGCCCTGCTCTGGCTCAAGGCCCGCACCATTAGTCCGCGCGGCGAAGTGGTAGAGCTGAATCAGAGCAACATCAAGGAGCTGAAGGACCAGGACGGCGGCCGGGGCTTCAAGATTTTCGCGGTGGAAGGCGTGGAGAAAGGCAGCGAAATTGAGTACGTGTACATGCGCCAGCGTAGCCCCAACTACTTCGGCCGCGAGTACCTGCAGTCCGATTTGCCGGCCCGCTCCGTCACGTTCGAGCTGATTTCGCCCGAGCAGCTCACCTTCGATACCCGCGTTTACCACGGCCCCCAGGCCAGCCGCGACACCGTTATTGGCGGTAAACACATCGTGCGTATGGTCCTCAAAGACGTGGCCCAGACCCGGGAAGAGGCGTTTGCCAACCCCCAGGCCGAGCGGATGCGCATCGAGTATAAGCTGGCCTACAACGCCAGCCGGGGCCGGGAGCGGCTCTTTACCTGGGCCAAAGCCAGCCAGTACATTCACGGCACCCTCTATGGCTACTCCAAGGACGAGCAAAAGGCCCTGGATAAGCTTCTGAAGCAGATGAAAGTGCCCGCTGGTGACGTAGCCGAGCAGGTTCAGTTCGTGGAAAACTACCTCAAGACCAACTTCAATCCCGCCGAAGGCTACGTCGAACCGGAGCTGTCGAGCATCATTAACACCCGCAACGCTACCGATTTGGGCTTTGCCCGTCTGTTTGGCGGCGTGTTTCGCAAGCTGGGCATCGAGCACGAAGTGGTAGTAACCTCCGACCGTAGCGTGTCGCCCTTCGATGAGTCGTTCGACACCTGGAACTACCTGGATAACTACATTTTCTACTTCCCGGCCACCAAGCAGATGCTGGCCCCGGCCCGGTCCGACTACCGCTACGGCATGGTGCCTTCGGAGTGGACTGCCAATCCCGGCCTGTTTATCCGGACCGTAAAGCTAGGCGCTACCGAATCGGCGGTGGGTAAGGTGAAGGACATCCCGACCCTCACGGCCGACCAAAACCCGAGCGACCTGGATATCAAAGTGCAGTTTGCCCCGGCCCTGGATAAGTCGACAGTCAACATCCGCTACATCCTGGGAGGCTACAACGCCCAGGTGATTCAGCCCTTCTATTCCCTGATTCCGGAGGAAAAGCGTACCGAAATAGCCCAGGGATTCATCAAAAGCTGTGTGCCCGACGCCACGTTCAAGAGCCTGAACGTTATCAACGGGGAGCGGGGATTGAGTCCTTTGGCCAAGCCCTTCATCGTGGAGGCCGGCGTAGAGTCGGCGGCGCTGCTGAACCGGGCGGGTCCCAAGTATCTGTTCAAAGTCGGGGAACTGCTCGGGCCGCAGTCGGAGCTCTACCAGGCCGATGCCCGGCAGTTCGACGTGGAAAACGAGTTTAACCGTCGCTACAACCGCGTCATCACCTTTGAATTACCGGCCGGCTACAATGTTCGCAACCTGAAGGACCTGAACTACAACGTGAAGGCCGGCCCCGATGCCGCCGCCCCGCTTTACCTGTTCCAGTCGAGCTACGCCGTAGAAGGGCAGAAAGTCACGGTGACCATCAAGGAGCACTACCAACAGATCCGCTGGCCCAAGAAGGACTTCGAAGCCTTCCGGGAAGTGGTAAACGCCGCTGCCAACTTCAACAAAGTGGTCCTGGTGCTGGAAAAGAAAGGCTAA
- a CDS encoding RNA polymerase sigma factor produces MEAFAYTDINAPLVERCRLGDRRAQAEIYKRYAKAMFNASLRITGDYAEAEDVLQESFLSAFRELHSYKGDSSFGSWLKRIVINKSINCLRNRRLQLVPLADQHDSVGTETESGEYDTEELGWRADVVRRCVQELPDGYRVVLSLYLLEGYDHAEIAGILNITESTSKSQYSRARKKLLELARQHGL; encoded by the coding sequence ATGGAGGCATTTGCGTACACCGATATCAACGCCCCTTTGGTGGAGCGCTGCCGCCTGGGCGACCGGCGGGCCCAGGCCGAAATTTATAAGCGGTATGCCAAGGCCATGTTCAATGCCTCGTTGCGCATCACCGGCGACTATGCCGAGGCCGAGGACGTACTGCAGGAGTCGTTTCTGAGCGCCTTCCGGGAGCTGCACAGCTACAAGGGCGACTCTTCGTTCGGCTCTTGGCTCAAGCGCATCGTCATCAACAAGAGCATCAATTGCCTGCGCAACCGGCGCCTGCAGCTGGTGCCCCTGGCCGACCAGCACGACTCGGTGGGCACCGAAACCGAGAGTGGCGAGTACGACACGGAGGAGCTGGGCTGGCGCGCCGACGTGGTGCGGCGCTGCGTGCAGGAGCTGCCCGACGGCTACCGCGTGGTGTTGTCGCTCTACCTGCTGGAAGGCTACGACCACGCCGAAATTGCCGGCATTCTTAACATCACCGAATCGACTTCCAAGTCGCAGTACAGCCGGGCGCGTAAGAAGCTGCTGGAACTGGCCCGACAGCACGGTCTTTAA
- a CDS encoding DUF3857 domain-containing protein has product MTANKRTWLGLLVGGLLLTLPGRALAQQPLQALLAAQKQYPDEKAVYLDYRQDVTVELKGDSVQVLARHHYDMLHLAPQSALYARDKVYSSHFNRLQKLEARTLVPAGNDYKALRISDFKEKFEVQEGIFFDDTRYTTWTFPAVAPGVRTVVDYTVRHPDARFLSPFYFANHVPTRHAEVTLTAPKSVKINYKLFHVENTPVTFTKQEKGSSVVYRWTVDNMPSPSRDDDGPEIAYYAPHLVYYVEEVPAAGQPRKMLSGVPELYSLYSGFVAGLDKKESPALRRVVDSLAVGAASEEERVRRVYYWVQDHVRYVAFENGLRGFVPADAGQVYARRYGDCKDMANLTHEMLRMAGVKSYLTWIGTRALPYRYSELATPGVDNHMIATWEPKPGQYVFLDATSKHNPFNMPTSMIQGKEALLALDGKNCKVVSVPVMDKEKSHAVDVSTLALSGTTLKGKGQLALSGYPKITQAYALDGMDKTEETKYVKRVLERGNNKFFVDSYAVRNVAAREQPLTIDYEYRLQDYVQQVDDEIYLNLNLEQPYANDRIDADKRRLPLYNEYTHSDRTRTEFEIPAGYDVEYLPANASTKEDVLGFSIRYERKGNKIVQEKDLYVNYLLLQPTEFAKWNTVVDKLGAAYRDVIILKKKKV; this is encoded by the coding sequence ATGACAGCAAATAAACGAACCTGGCTCGGGCTGCTAGTCGGTGGCCTGCTGCTGACGCTGCCCGGCCGGGCGCTGGCTCAGCAGCCGCTGCAGGCCCTGCTGGCCGCTCAGAAGCAGTATCCCGACGAGAAGGCCGTCTATCTCGATTACCGGCAGGACGTGACCGTGGAGCTCAAGGGCGACTCGGTGCAGGTGCTGGCCCGCCACCACTACGACATGCTTCACCTGGCTCCGCAGTCGGCCTTGTACGCCCGCGACAAAGTGTACAGCTCCCACTTCAACCGCCTGCAGAAGCTCGAAGCCCGCACCCTGGTACCAGCCGGCAACGACTATAAGGCCCTGCGTATCTCCGATTTCAAGGAGAAATTCGAAGTGCAGGAAGGCATTTTCTTCGACGACACCCGCTACACCACCTGGACCTTTCCGGCCGTGGCCCCCGGCGTGCGTACCGTCGTCGACTATACTGTGCGTCACCCCGATGCCCGGTTTCTGTCGCCGTTTTACTTCGCCAACCACGTACCCACCCGTCACGCGGAAGTCACGCTGACGGCGCCCAAGTCGGTCAAGATTAACTATAAGTTGTTTCACGTCGAAAACACGCCCGTTACCTTCACCAAGCAGGAGAAAGGCTCGTCGGTGGTGTACCGCTGGACCGTAGACAACATGCCCAGCCCCTCGCGCGACGACGACGGGCCGGAAATAGCTTACTACGCGCCCCATCTGGTGTATTACGTCGAGGAAGTGCCCGCCGCTGGGCAGCCGCGCAAGATGCTTTCGGGTGTGCCCGAGCTGTATTCGCTCTACTCCGGCTTCGTGGCTGGCCTCGACAAAAAGGAAAGCCCGGCCCTGCGCCGCGTGGTCGATTCGTTGGCCGTGGGCGCCGCCTCGGAAGAGGAGCGGGTGCGGCGCGTGTATTATTGGGTGCAGGACCACGTGCGCTACGTGGCCTTCGAAAACGGTCTGCGCGGCTTCGTGCCCGCCGATGCCGGCCAGGTATACGCCCGCCGCTACGGCGACTGCAAGGACATGGCTAACCTGACCCACGAAATGCTGCGCATGGCCGGCGTCAAGTCCTACCTAACCTGGATTGGCACCCGCGCCCTGCCGTACCGCTACTCGGAGCTGGCCACGCCCGGCGTCGACAACCACATGATTGCCACCTGGGAGCCCAAACCCGGACAGTACGTGTTTCTCGACGCCACCAGCAAGCACAACCCCTTCAACATGCCCACGTCCATGATTCAGGGCAAAGAAGCGCTGCTGGCCCTCGACGGCAAGAACTGCAAAGTGGTAAGCGTACCGGTGATGGACAAGGAGAAAAGCCACGCCGTGGATGTTTCCACCCTGGCCCTGAGCGGCACCACGCTCAAGGGTAAAGGCCAACTGGCCTTGTCGGGCTACCCCAAAATCACCCAGGCCTACGCCCTGGATGGCATGGACAAAACCGAGGAGACGAAGTACGTGAAGCGGGTGCTGGAGCGCGGCAATAATAAGTTCTTCGTCGACAGCTACGCCGTGCGCAACGTGGCCGCCCGTGAGCAGCCCCTGACCATCGACTACGAGTATCGCCTGCAAGACTATGTGCAGCAGGTCGACGACGAGATTTACCTGAACCTGAACCTGGAGCAGCCCTACGCCAACGACCGGATTGATGCCGACAAGCGCCGCCTGCCCCTGTACAACGAGTATACCCACTCCGACCGGACCCGCACCGAGTTTGAGATTCCGGCCGGCTACGACGTGGAGTACCTGCCAGCCAATGCTTCCACCAAGGAAGACGTGCTGGGCTTCAGCATCCGCTACGAGCGCAAAGGCAACAAAATCGTGCAGGAAAAAGACCTGTACGTGAACTACCTGCTGCTCCAGCCCACCGAGTTTGCCAAGTGGAACACCGTAGTCGACAAGCTGGGCGCGGCCTACCGCGACGTTATCATCCTGAAAAAGAAGAAGGTCTAA
- a CDS encoding PPC domain-containing DNA-binding protein yields MTRILLSLGLLWLSATAGFAQQSMPAAPVPAFSSPMRTYALRLRPGQDLRQQLTAFVQEHHLQAAAMVTCVGSLTTTTLRLANQSGPSVYHGHFEIVSLVGTLSVNGSHLHLAVSDSTGRTIGGHLLDGNIVYTTAELVIGVLEELDFRRETDPVSTYQELAVYPRAAGKKKPVGKSPEKKGGKQ; encoded by the coding sequence ATGACACGAATCCTTCTTTCTTTGGGGCTGCTGTGGCTGAGTGCCACGGCCGGCTTTGCCCAACAATCCATGCCTGCTGCCCCCGTTCCGGCTTTTTCTTCTCCCATGCGCACCTACGCGCTGCGCCTGCGCCCCGGCCAGGACCTGCGCCAGCAGCTCACGGCCTTCGTGCAGGAGCACCACCTGCAGGCTGCGGCCATGGTGACCTGCGTGGGCAGCCTGACCACCACCACGCTGCGGCTGGCCAACCAGAGTGGGCCTTCAGTGTACCATGGCCACTTCGAAATCGTGTCGTTGGTGGGCACGCTCTCCGTCAATGGCAGCCACCTGCACCTAGCCGTGTCCGACTCCACCGGGCGCACCATCGGCGGCCACTTGCTCGACGGCAACATCGTGTACACCACGGCCGAGCTGGTGATTGGCGTGCTGGAGGAGCTGGACTTCCGGCGCGAAACCGACCCGGTATCAACTTACCAGGAACTGGCGGTGTACCCACGGGCGGCTGGCAAAAAGAAACCGGTCGGTAAGAGCCCGGAAAAGAAGGGCGGCAAGCAATAA
- a CDS encoding tetratricopeptide repeat protein, with protein MRISTCGALLALCSMTSVTVSAQQRPTLANSTQILKDAVELHDKGNYAGAIAQYLTVPASDTAYVRIQHELALSYLYNKQYKEAVAAGQRALDLHLRDPQIYNIVATAQEKQENVPAALKLYTEGLRLYPYNQALWYNQAVSQVKAGDIKGAVASLQRSAELAPLHANTHYTMGHLALRQGQTSHALLGLLTYLAIQPEGEKSNSVLVMAEQLASNAVEIEAKEKLPATLPNSAFQELDELLNSKVALRKDYASKVKFNANVVKQLQLLVEKFPAADADPNDFWLRLYSPLIQVLRQEDNLTAFTYLTLLSAGDKQAAQWLKSNKGRVTKMAEVVGVALNELRATQLMQRDGKLTPVKGWYNSDGHLVGLGAGEGDAKKTTFRGPWLFVDEAGAPEEEGVFSATGLRQGTWKSYFPDGKVRLVKNYDEAGKLHGAYLEYHDNGTVSVEGSYVHGDPTGVVKLHRYCGSVNEVRTYKNGEIDGETTYLTPDGKTEGRTLYRAGKKDGLAQTYYPNGVLEAEYTYVADQRQGPFTVYYADKAPERKGAYDKGELHGPYTAHFANGKPYQTGTYDHGKNVGLWRTYYRSGKLSLEQNYNAAGELHGTLRDYDANGVVTAELEYEQGRVTRVTALDKTGKTLAKVEVKKGKTPVQILRANGQPRSTGTYLNGQPDGEWRWYYGTGALETVRHYSNGGKLNGLVEQYYTNGQVHTRQSYLNDEADGYFERFNEDGQLNQTGFWQHDQRQGLWRDYYVDGRLSEEYYYRNDEPEGPSLSFSPGGKPTGERQYLDGRLVLVTSRDSTGKEISRQLITPDTKEYILRYPNGKVRYRMPMLCLDEQGTGGWLTPSGTPEATVSMVQGQREGAYKAVWHTGKTSVEGQLRQGRREGEWKTYYPSGALSSRGVYYHGEQDGEWTTYFENGKTESVGQYLDGELHGTFRSYNMLGELLVEKHYEAGNLVGYRAGGADGQPRGEVTAFETGNGPLKTQFANGKPAVEESYKGAYVDGPRTLYYSTGQVYRRSQVLNGVLTGKLETFYPDGKPMEEEYYAHDELHGRARYYRPNGTLEREVTYRSGEKAGPTVYYDALGKPVKTEFYWNNFVYDSK; from the coding sequence ATGCGAATTTCTACCTGCGGCGCGCTTCTGGCGCTTTGCTCGATGACGAGCGTAACGGTAAGCGCCCAGCAGCGCCCCACGTTGGCCAACTCCACCCAAATCCTGAAAGACGCCGTTGAGCTCCACGATAAGGGTAACTACGCCGGGGCTATTGCCCAATACCTGACTGTGCCGGCCAGCGACACGGCCTACGTGCGTATTCAGCACGAACTGGCGTTGTCTTACCTCTACAACAAGCAGTACAAAGAAGCCGTGGCAGCCGGGCAGCGCGCCCTCGATTTGCACCTGCGCGACCCACAGATCTACAATATCGTGGCTACGGCCCAGGAAAAACAGGAGAATGTGCCCGCTGCCCTCAAGCTCTATACCGAAGGGCTGCGCCTGTACCCCTATAACCAGGCGCTGTGGTACAACCAGGCCGTGAGCCAGGTGAAGGCCGGCGACATAAAGGGGGCGGTGGCCAGCTTACAGCGTAGTGCCGAACTGGCACCGCTGCACGCCAATACCCATTATACTATGGGACATTTGGCCTTGCGCCAGGGTCAGACTTCCCACGCCCTGCTTGGCCTGCTGACCTACCTGGCCATTCAGCCCGAGGGGGAAAAAAGCAACTCGGTGCTGGTGATGGCCGAGCAGCTGGCTTCCAACGCCGTGGAAATTGAGGCCAAGGAAAAGCTACCGGCCACGCTGCCCAACAGCGCGTTTCAGGAGCTCGATGAGCTGCTCAACTCCAAGGTGGCCCTGCGTAAGGACTACGCCAGCAAAGTCAAGTTCAACGCCAACGTAGTGAAGCAGCTACAACTGCTGGTAGAGAAATTTCCGGCCGCCGATGCCGACCCCAACGACTTCTGGCTGCGCCTCTACAGCCCGCTGATACAAGTGCTGCGGCAGGAGGACAACCTGACCGCCTTTACCTACCTGACCCTGCTCTCGGCCGGCGACAAACAGGCCGCCCAGTGGTTGAAAAGCAACAAGGGCCGGGTCACCAAAATGGCGGAAGTCGTGGGGGTGGCCCTCAACGAGCTGCGCGCCACCCAGCTCATGCAGCGCGACGGAAAGCTGACGCCGGTAAAAGGCTGGTACAACAGTGACGGTCACTTGGTCGGACTGGGTGCCGGGGAAGGCGACGCGAAGAAAACGACGTTCCGCGGGCCCTGGCTGTTTGTGGACGAAGCCGGCGCGCCCGAGGAAGAAGGCGTTTTCTCGGCGACCGGGCTGCGCCAGGGCACCTGGAAGTCGTACTTCCCCGATGGCAAAGTACGGCTCGTGAAAAACTACGACGAGGCTGGTAAGCTGCACGGCGCCTACCTCGAATACCATGACAACGGCACCGTATCGGTGGAAGGCAGCTACGTACACGGCGACCCTACCGGCGTGGTGAAGCTGCACCGCTATTGTGGGTCGGTGAACGAGGTGCGAACCTACAAAAACGGCGAAATTGACGGAGAAACCACGTATCTGACGCCCGACGGCAAAACTGAGGGCCGCACCCTGTACCGGGCCGGTAAAAAGGACGGTCTGGCCCAAACTTACTACCCCAACGGCGTGCTCGAAGCCGAGTACACTTACGTGGCCGACCAGCGCCAGGGACCTTTCACCGTGTATTACGCCGACAAAGCCCCGGAGCGGAAGGGTGCCTACGACAAAGGCGAGCTGCATGGACCGTATACCGCACATTTCGCCAACGGCAAGCCCTACCAGACCGGCACTTACGACCATGGTAAAAATGTGGGGCTGTGGCGCACCTATTACCGCTCGGGCAAGCTCAGTCTGGAACAGAACTACAACGCCGCCGGTGAGCTGCACGGTACCCTGCGCGACTACGACGCCAACGGGGTGGTTACGGCCGAGCTGGAGTATGAGCAAGGCCGCGTAACGCGGGTAACGGCCCTGGACAAGACCGGCAAGACGCTGGCCAAAGTTGAAGTAAAGAAGGGTAAGACGCCGGTGCAGATTCTGCGGGCCAACGGCCAGCCCCGCTCTACGGGAACCTACCTGAACGGGCAGCCCGACGGTGAGTGGCGCTGGTATTACGGCACCGGAGCCCTCGAAACGGTGCGGCACTACAGCAACGGTGGCAAGCTCAACGGCCTAGTAGAACAGTATTACACCAACGGCCAGGTACATACCCGCCAGAGCTACCTCAACGACGAGGCCGACGGTTACTTCGAGCGGTTCAATGAGGACGGGCAGCTGAATCAAACCGGCTTCTGGCAGCACGACCAGCGCCAGGGCCTCTGGCGCGACTATTACGTAGATGGCCGCCTGAGCGAGGAGTATTACTACCGCAACGACGAGCCCGAGGGCCCTTCGCTCAGCTTTTCGCCCGGTGGCAAGCCTACCGGAGAGCGGCAGTACCTCGACGGCCGGCTGGTGCTGGTCACCAGCCGCGACTCGACCGGCAAGGAAATCAGCCGGCAGCTGATAACGCCCGACACCAAGGAGTACATTCTGCGCTACCCCAACGGCAAAGTTCGGTACCGCATGCCTATGCTCTGCCTGGATGAGCAGGGCACCGGCGGCTGGCTTACCCCGAGCGGTACCCCCGAAGCTACCGTCAGTATGGTACAAGGGCAGCGCGAAGGAGCCTACAAAGCAGTGTGGCACACCGGTAAAACCTCGGTGGAAGGACAGCTGCGGCAGGGCCGCCGCGAAGGCGAGTGGAAAACCTATTATCCCTCCGGGGCCCTGTCGAGCCGCGGCGTTTACTACCACGGCGAGCAGGACGGCGAGTGGACGACCTACTTCGAAAACGGCAAAACCGAGTCGGTGGGGCAGTACCTTGACGGGGAGCTGCATGGCACGTTCCGCAGCTACAACATGCTGGGCGAGTTGCTGGTGGAAAAGCACTACGAGGCCGGCAACCTGGTCGGCTACCGGGCCGGTGGCGCTGATGGGCAGCCCCGCGGTGAAGTCACGGCTTTCGAAACCGGCAACGGTCCGCTGAAAACCCAGTTTGCCAACGGCAAGCCCGCCGTGGAAGAAAGCTACAAGGGTGCCTACGTGGATGGCCCGCGCACACTCTACTACAGCACCGGGCAAGTATACCGCCGCTCTCAGGTGCTTAATGGCGTGCTGACGGGCAAGCTGGAAACTTTCTACCCCGACGGCAAGCCCATGGAGGAAGAATATTACGCCCACGATGAGCTGCACGGCCGGGCCCGTTACTACCGGCCCAACGGTACGCTGGAGCGGGAAGTAACCTACCGCAGCGGCGAAAAAGCGGGTCCCACGGTGTACTACGACGCCCTGGGCAAGCCGGTCAAAACAGAGTTCTACTGGAATAATTTCGTGTATGACAGCAAATAA
- a CDS encoding DUF4442 domain-containing protein, with translation MSQSAAVPAPVDTPQAAAFRRTISNPLKLRLFMLRSLPMAYLAGLRVREITPARATVTVPFKYLTKNPFRSIYFACLSMAAEMASGVLSMMNTTSGSPVSMLVVGMEAEFTKKAVGLIAFTSEDGLRIAQAIAESRATGEGRTVVCTSTGTDQAGDTVAVFRITWSFRAKKR, from the coding sequence ATGTCCCAGTCTGCCGCCGTGCCCGCCCCGGTCGATACACCCCAGGCCGCCGCGTTTCGCCGCACCATTTCCAATCCGCTCAAGCTGCGCCTGTTTATGCTGCGCAGCCTGCCCATGGCCTACCTGGCCGGCCTGCGGGTGCGCGAAATCACGCCTGCCCGGGCCACCGTGACGGTGCCGTTTAAGTACCTGACCAAAAATCCGTTTCGCAGCATCTACTTCGCCTGCCTGAGCATGGCGGCCGAAATGGCCAGCGGCGTGCTCTCGATGATGAACACCACCAGCGGCTCCCCGGTCTCAATGCTGGTGGTGGGTATGGAAGCCGAATTCACTAAGAAAGCCGTGGGTTTGATTGCCTTCACCAGCGAAGACGGCCTGCGCATTGCCCAGGCCATAGCCGAAAGCCGCGCCACCGGCGAGGGCCGCACCGTGGTCTGCACCAGCACCGGCACCGACCAAGCCGGCGACACAGTAGCGGTGTTTCGCATTACCTGGTCGTTTCGGGCGAAGAAAAGGTAA
- a CDS encoding DNA integrity scanning protein DisA nucleotide-binding domain protein has product MLAPLPLLSAPPVAPIPAPPVSGPLTIWPYQARFQQAAQAMAEGIFNVLDDDLAPTVTLIGIPAEQGHSTEVVCLEPADCGLDFQHFSNILARGQEMQHSYSWSLADREHLTEETIRKRYQGVGLKMAMQEALNALGSKNQFFAGFPVLVGKFFVVTVLQLNQKVLKSHQSLRPDRYYTDGKPVAPSLVLAAVQRFQEECLKALNEPEPGAGMLVRPRETDELVRAAGKLLMDTPAQALGINPSTAKLFATCNTISSLRYEGAEGIGKLLLARRRHPNLEEVFALTCPTPLTDYRAVRKLLEMTTPDVSLLADGENVYALGRLVGTYDASREDLFMINFVTHYAWEFQHDGKVLMRSHYGQPSLPRPRLNRAQFRKDLRRIFDLTAPDKVERLWDVVVEASRQKHGTLVVVTTEALAEADRLKLQCTLIEPVPLTPLITRLVTAIDGAVLVDPDAYCYSIGVILDGKASGHGTSTRGARYNSAIRYVESSPYPCMAIVVSEDGLVDVITKDNLLERE; this is encoded by the coding sequence ATGCTGGCCCCGTTACCCCTCTTATCTGCTCCGCCGGTAGCTCCTATTCCCGCGCCGCCGGTTTCCGGTCCGCTCACTATCTGGCCCTACCAAGCGCGGTTTCAGCAGGCGGCTCAGGCCATGGCCGAAGGTATTTTCAACGTCCTCGACGACGATCTGGCCCCGACAGTGACCCTCATTGGCATTCCCGCCGAGCAGGGCCACTCCACCGAGGTAGTGTGCCTGGAGCCGGCCGACTGTGGCCTCGATTTCCAGCATTTCAGCAACATCCTGGCCCGGGGTCAGGAAATGCAGCACTCGTATTCCTGGAGCCTGGCCGACCGGGAGCACCTCACCGAGGAAACTATTCGTAAGCGCTATCAGGGTGTGGGCCTGAAAATGGCCATGCAGGAGGCTTTGAATGCTTTGGGCAGCAAAAACCAGTTCTTCGCTGGCTTCCCCGTTCTGGTCGGTAAGTTCTTCGTCGTGACGGTGCTGCAGCTCAACCAGAAGGTGCTCAAGAGCCACCAGTCGCTGCGGCCCGACCGCTACTACACCGATGGAAAGCCTGTGGCGCCCTCCCTGGTGCTGGCGGCCGTGCAGCGCTTCCAGGAAGAGTGCCTAAAGGCTTTGAATGAGCCCGAGCCCGGTGCTGGTATGCTGGTCCGCCCCCGTGAAACCGACGAGTTGGTACGGGCCGCCGGCAAGCTGCTGATGGACACGCCGGCCCAGGCTCTGGGCATCAACCCCTCGACGGCCAAGCTGTTTGCCACCTGCAACACGATTTCGTCGCTGCGCTACGAAGGGGCCGAGGGCATCGGCAAGCTGCTGCTGGCCCGCCGCCGTCACCCTAATCTGGAAGAAGTATTTGCCCTGACCTGTCCCACGCCCCTGACCGACTACCGGGCCGTGCGCAAGCTGCTGGAAATGACCACGCCCGACGTGAGTTTGCTGGCCGACGGTGAAAACGTGTATGCCTTGGGCCGCCTGGTAGGCACTTACGACGCCAGCCGGGAGGATCTGTTCATGATTAACTTCGTGACCCACTACGCCTGGGAGTTTCAGCACGATGGCAAGGTGCTCATGCGCAGCCACTACGGCCAGCCCAGCCTGCCCCGACCCCGCCTCAACCGCGCCCAGTTCCGCAAAGACCTGCGCCGCATCTTCGATTTGACCGCGCCCGACAAAGTAGAGCGCCTCTGGGACGTGGTAGTTGAAGCCAGCCGCCAAAAGCACGGCACGCTGGTCGTCGTCACCACCGAGGCCTTGGCCGAAGCCGACCGCCTTAAGCTCCAGTGCACCCTTATCGAGCCTGTGCCACTCACGCCCCTCATCACCCGCCTGGTCACCGCCATCGACGGGGCCGTGCTCGTCGACCCCGACGCGTACTGCTACTCTATCGGCGTCATCCTGGACGGTAAGGCCTCGGGCCACGGCACCAGCACCCGCGGTGCCCGCTACAATTCGGCCATCCGCTACGTGGAAAGCAGCCCGTATCCGTGCATGGCCATCGTTGTGAGTGAAGATGGTCTCGTGGACGTCATCACCAAAGACAACCTGCTGGAGCGGGAGTAG